From the genome of Ziziphus jujuba cultivar Dongzao chromosome 4, ASM3175591v1:
tTTCAGAGGGAAATGAAAAACATGAAAGTGACGATTGGCTAGATGACGTTCTCTTTCCATGCATTTCGACCAATGAGTTGAGgtaagttttattaattttttgtctaAGCAAATGAATCAAGTGAGATTCAATTTCCTATTAGTTTTCTCATCTGTGTCATAACCGTGTCGGCATAATATATAGACTCTTTGTGGGCACTTGGAATGTAGCGGGAAAGTCTCCCATGGGAAGCTTGGCGGTAGATTTGGAAGAGTGGTTGAACCTTAAGGATGCTGCCGACATATATGTTCTTGGGTATGTATGTTATGACAATCATATTTCGTATTCCTATTTGGTATAAGAAAGATTAATTGACAGCATAGAATTCTAACTTTCAGATTCCAAGAGATTGTACCTTTAAACACCCGAACTGTGATTGGAGCAGAAGACCCAACCGAGGCAACAAATTGGAACCTGCTCATAGGAAAAGCTCTAAATGACAAATATGGTTGCCCATGGTTGACACCTATGTTGAATCCAATCTCAAGCGACAACTACCTCTATGTTCCAGTTCCTGACTCAGAAAGAAGGTTGAGTGTTAGCAGCAATATTGCTGGGACTCCAATGAAAGAAAGGTCGAAAACTCAGCACGAGAGACTAAAAGAAGGTAGTAAATACAAGCTCATGGCAAGCAAGAAGATGGTTGGAGTTTTCACAAGCGTATGGATGAAGAAGGAATTGCTGAGAAAGTACTGCATTTCAAATGTTAAAGTTTCCTCAGTAGCATGTGGAATCATGGGTTACTTGGGAAACAAAGGTGCGGTTTCGGTTAGTATGTCCATTGAAGGAACTAGTTTTTGCTTTATTACTGCGCATTTAGCTTCCGGGGAGAAGAAAGGCGATGAAGGCAGAAGGAATCATCAAGTTTCAGAGATTTTTAGGCGAACTTCTTTCCCTCGGTCccctgatgatgatgataatccTCATCCTCTCACCATCTTTGGACACGAGTAAGTGGTTTTCCCAGTGAAAGTGTAACCAAGCagtaaaaatttctattttcgtAATtctagtaattaaaaaaaaaaaaaattctaaatttcatCATGCTTCCACATATCAGGAGTTGTTTCAAATGCTTTTCATCCCAACAACAGTCATAATTTAAAGACATGAAGATTGGAGTGATTTTAGTTCAAGGTCACACACTTCCATATTACTAGGTCCACTACCAATCAAGATTTTATTTCAAACTCTTCATGCCACACAATTTTAgagtagaaaaagaaaattggcatGAAGTTATTAGTAAAGAAATTCTAAACGCGCTATGAGGGTGAATTCagaggaacctaaatgaaatataataagaaggtgaagagaaataacaagttaaattaattttatcaaggaattcatataatatattttgccAGAGCGATAAACTTTGTATCTGTTGTTGAAACAGTCGGATATTCTGGTTCGGGGATCTCAATTATAGGCTCTATTTGGAGGACAATTTCGCCAGGTCACTAATAAAGAGTAAAGACTGGAGAGCGTTGCAAGAATTCGATCAACTTCGGAGGGAACAAGAAAATGGTGGGGTGTTTCAGGGTTGGAAAGAGGGAAACATAGAATTCGCACCTACCTACAAGTATTCTAATTCTAATTCCAATCGATACTCAGGTGGACTTCCAAATGGATCGGGAGAGAAGCAAAGGACTCCAGCATGGTATAACTGTTACCCATTTTCCCtgctgtaatatttttttttttaaaaacatttatgcATAGAATTGTTGCAATAGGGTGAAACTAGCTTAACTTTTATCTACCAAAAACAAGAATAGTTTGTGTTGGGCACGTTTGGGTCGAAAACTATCAATATCAAGAGCCTCTGCCCTGGCCTAAGGTGCTCGACTGCTAGTGTTCATCCCAGACTCCcagtgactctctctctctctctctctctctctctctctcacacacacacacacacacacatcaaGATCaataaatggtttttttttgggtcaaaataaTGCATTAGTGGAGATAATTGTGGCAGGTGTGACAGAATTCTGTGGTATGGAAAAGGAGTCAAGCAACTTTCCTATTTTCGCGGTGAAAGTAAGTTCTCTGATCATCGGCCTGTCTCTGCCCTATTCTCAACACAGGTAGAAGTAATCAGACCTAATAATACAAGAGTTGTCGAACTGCACACAATTCTTCCCACCATACAGCCTACTGATCAAACTGTAAGTTCTGTATGATGATGACAATATCAGGCTATTCCAAGACACAATCCTTGTACACATTTTGATGGAATGGACTTAGTTTTAAGTAAAATCGTTAGCTTATTGCTGTGATAGTTAATACTTAGCTATTATTAATGCAGGGTCCAAGCAGAAGTGACGAACAGGTTAAGTGTACATTGCTATCATTAATGGTGAAAGACATGAAAGCATCACCAACACAAACAATGTAGAGCAAATAATTGAGAATGAATGCAGCCGACCCTTTAGATGTTGAGTTGTCATATGATGGCTTCATGGGAATGTGTCAATTTTGTATTCTTATTCTTCCTTCCTATAATCTCCAGGAAACACCTAAAAACTAAAATCAACATATCTAAGATGTATATGTTACGTCCAAGTAATTATGATTGAAAAGTTATCTACCGAATGAGAAACTGATACGAGAGTCTGAGCATCGATTTTCTTTAAATGCTTTTAGAAAGAGGCTGACGGAATCTGTGTAAACTTTTCTTTTAATGCAAAACAAATAGCATACCATGTCTCATTTTCACCTAGTTGCCAACATGAGGCCTCACAAGTCTTTCACATTCCCAAGGCCAGTCGTGGCCATTCACTTTACAAACAGAAGTGCTATCAATTCGTATCCCTTGAGTCTCTTTTAAACGAAAGATCAACAACCAAAGTGCAGCAAAGCCAAGTAGATTACTTACAAAAGATCAATTTGCCTCATTTGCCTGAAATATTTCACCCAGAGCCTCCACATTGTGTAAATGACAAGTGGGGCACACGCACCTTTTCTGCAGCTCCTCACCAAAGGAAGCacacatctcctccaattcagAAGTCTGCTTGTTTCTTGTCAAAGACACAATTGCAATAGGCATAGTCATGAACTACGGTAGTTAGAGTAAAACCTCTGTATAAAATATTTCAGACTAGAAAACTGTGAAAAGCCAACCAAGCTACTCAACATCATTAAAATGACAATGAATTGGGAGCTGCTCTGTGCTTGGTTCTTTTCTTATCTTCCTAATAGCAAACAAGGGCAGAAGCTTGCGAAGAAAGCTTTTCTTAAAATTAGAATCTACAAACTAAGATTAAATTGTCTCTGGAAATTGCAGTTTTTGAGGTATGAATTTTCTCAGCATTACTTACTGGTATAGGTTGCTTAAATGCAAAGCGTTGCTTTCATGCCATTTAACTAAGAATAGACAATGAGTCTATAGGAAGaactcttttcttttaaattgtaCTATTCTCATTGGCCCAAATTAATATTGTACGCTCAAGTGAGTTCCCTTTTTATGTAACTTTTATAAGGATATCTTGTCAAGTCCTGTAATGCTTCTGTTGCTTTTGCTATCACCTCCATCAGAGACACCTTCCTTTCGCAACCAATCAACTCTAGCTGCATCTGCAGTAATGCCCAGTGAATCAATGTTAGATTTGTTTTTAGTGAAAAAGTTCGAAATTCAGGCAAAGCctccagaatatatatatatatatatatatatatagtaatccCATTGTTCAAAAGACCAATCTCACCTGCTTTTGAATATTCTGTTGTGATTGgtattcttcttcctctttagTCATTTGAGATACTACATTGGCTAGCATGTCCTGAAGAGTTGTTATAGTGACTTCAGCAACCTCCTCTTTAACAAGTATTCGGTTTTGTTCTGGAACAAAATAACTTGTTCTCTTAGTTTGACATTAAATCGGAATAAAAACTGCTCAGGTAACTAGAATATTGAAACAATTCAAACAAGTCATCACCAGCTACAGTTCCAGTGTAACACTCTTCTTCCATTTTGCAAGCGATTGCGTCTTGGAATTTCCTGAATAAAATCAAACCGACGTAATATTAATTTCAACTAGTAAAAACCTGCTTAAACAATACATATTTACGACAGAAAATTACCACCCATCATGAGTCAGTCCATAATAGGAAAGAGAAACATCACACAGGTTCTTTCCACGTTAttgtagagttttttttttattttttatttttttataatcatgCCAAATTGTTTTTTAGGTTGGGTAtcccccttttatttttttatttttttggggtattaATTTGCTTCTGTTTTATATGACATTAAGTGTTGCTCAATACTGCATTTAAAATGTACAACCAAAAACATCTCAAACAATCAGATAGTTTGTCAAATTATAATCTATTGAGCATTTCAAACTAAACCATCATGATCTTAATCAATGAGGCCAACCTTATCTTAGCGTTGAGCTCCAACATTTGGCTTATAAATTCATCCCTGTATGAGGCAAGATTTTTCAACAGAAAAGGTGAcgaattcaaatttcaaacaaaaGCAACTAAATTATAGATAAGATTGTAAATTCTGTACCGTGCAGCtccttctttgttcttttgcaGGATCCAAGCAAAATTTTCCATTCGATGAGGTTCATTGGAAAGAAATAAATATGGAGTCAAACTCAaactcattcttgattctgttcAACCACAATGccagaaaaagaggaaaaaaaacaatgaaaaccCGCTCAGTACCCTAAGAGCATCCACATCAGAGCCAACGGCTGAAATTTCGTCTTGAATTTGAGAAATCCTTGACTGGAAGATCACTTAAACACGTTAATTCCATAAAAATCTAGTTTATATTGaagataaacaaataaaaaaatatataagaaaaaagaaaccaaaaacctGTAGGGTTTGAATCGACGATTCGCCTAATGCCAACTCAACTTCATAGCCTTTTAGCTCTTGCTCGATGATTTCTTTGGTGCGTTTTGCGTCTTCGAGCTCCGTGTTTGCAGCTTCTATCTCCGATCGAAGCTCTTCAATTCGTTTCTTCAGCCCTACTACTCTTCGCTCTGCATATCAAAACATGTACGGA
Proteins encoded in this window:
- the LOC107415454 gene encoding type I inositol polyphosphate 5-phosphatase 1 isoform X1, with the protein product MYKENHISRIRRFPNWLKRKNKRANPSQPFEVSEGNEKHESDDWLDDVLFPCISTNELRLFVGTWNVAGKSPMGSLAVDLEEWLNLKDAADIYVLGFQEIVPLNTRTVIGAEDPTEATNWNLLIGKALNDKYGCPWLTPMLNPISSDNYLYVPVPDSERRLSVSSNIAGTPMKERSKTQHERLKEGSKYKLMASKKMVGVFTSVWMKKELLRKYCISNVKVSSVACGIMGYLGNKGAVSVSMSIEGTSFCFITAHLASGEKKGDEGRRNHQVSEIFRRTSFPRSPDDDDNPHPLTIFGHDRIFWFGDLNYRLYLEDNFARSLIKSKDWRALQEFDQLRREQENGGVFQGWKEGNIEFAPTYKYSNSNSNRYSGGLPNGSGEKQRTPAWCDRILWYGKGVKQLSYFRGESKFSDHRPVSALFSTQVEVIRPNNTRVVELHTILPTIQPTDQTGPSRSDEQVKCTLLSLMVKDMKASPTQTM
- the LOC107415455 gene encoding uncharacterized protein LOC107415455 isoform X1, yielding MAGSDTQKHLFSLIRDYASEKSQGERRVVGLKKRIEELRSEIEAANTELEDAKRTKEIIEQELKGYEVELALGESSIQTLQSRISQIQDEISAVGSDVDALRNKEGAARDEFISQMLELNAKIRKFQDAIACKMEEECYTGTVAEQNRILVKEEVAEVTITTLQDMLANVVSQMTKEEEEYQSQQNIQKQMQLELIGCERKVSLMEVIAKATEALQDLTRYPYKSYIKRELT
- the LOC107415454 gene encoding type IV inositol polyphosphate 5-phosphatase 7 isoform X2 gives rise to the protein MYKENHISRIRRFPNWLKRKNKRANPSQPFEVSEGNEKHESDDWLDDVLFPCISTNELRLFVGTWNVAGKSPMGSLAVDLEEWLNLKDAADIYVLGFQEIVPLNTRTVIGAEDPTEATNWNLLIGKALNDKYGCPWLTPMLNPISSDNYLYVPVPDSERRLSVSSNIAGTPMKERSKTQHERLKEGSKYKLMASKKMVGVFTSVWMKKELLRKYCISNVKVSSVACGIMGYLGNKGAVSVSMSIEGTSFCFITAHLASGEKKGDEGRRNHQVSEIFRRTSFPRSPDDDDNPHPLTIFGHDRIFWFGDLNYRLYLEDNFARSLIKSKDWRALQEFDQLRREQENGGVFQGWKEGNIEFAPTYKYSNSNSNRYSGGLPNGSGEKQRTPAWVKLA
- the LOC107415455 gene encoding uncharacterized protein LOC107415455 isoform X2, producing the protein MAGSDTQKHLFSLIRDYASEKSQGERRVVGLKKRIEELRSEIEAANTELEDAKRTKEIIEQELKGYEVELALGESSIQTLQSRISQIQDEISAVGSDVDALRNKEGAARKFQDAIACKMEEECYTGTVAEQNRILVKEEVAEVTITTLQDMLANVVSQMTKEEEEYQSQQNIQKQMQLELIGCERKVSLMEVIAKATEALQDLTRYPYKSYIKRELT